A genome region from Sciurus carolinensis chromosome 19, mSciCar1.2, whole genome shotgun sequence includes the following:
- the LOC124971191 gene encoding vomeronasal type-1 receptor 90-like, whose amino-acid sequence MKKTNQLYDLISMRNALFSEVVIGVSANIILLLFHIFRFLLQHKLKPTDLIIGLLALIHIGLLIIIGHTATNIFVPQVFLDNNKCKSLIYLYRCLRDFSICATCLLSVLQAITFSPRSSCLAKFKHKSPHQSLCSLVFLWVLYMSLSPHFSISPTVIPNVTSRGLVIITEYCTILPLSYFLRHLFYVLGVFWDGFLIGLMALSSGYMVTLLCRHKKHFQKLHITSVSPRANPVQRATRTILLLMSFFMLMYCLDCIFSSLRPMWNNDHVCQFIKMMVANGYATTSPLLLICTEKQIINFFKSFLGKTKHVLLE is encoded by the coding sequence atgaaaaagaccaaCCAACTATATGATCTTATTAGTATGAGAAATGCACTTTTCTCTGAAGTTGTCATTGGGGTCTCAGCCAACAtcatccttcttctcttccacatcttcaGGTTTCTTCTCCAGCACAAGCTGAAGCCCACTGACTTGATCATTGGACTCTTGGCTCTAATCCACATAGGGTTGCTGATAATTATTGGGCACActgctacaaatatttttgtgCCTCAGGTCTTTTTGGATAACAACAAATGTAAATCATTGATCTATTTGTACAGGTGTTTGAGGGACTTCTCCATTtgtgccacctgcctgctgagtgtcctCCAGGCAATCACCTTCAGTCCCAGGAGCTCCTGCTTGGCAAAGTTCAAACATAAGTCCCCACATCAGAGTCTGTGTTCCCTTGTGTTCCTGTGGGTGCTCTACATGTCCCTGAGTCCTCACTTCTCAATCTCTCCTACTGTGATCCCCAATGTGACCTCACGTGGTCTTGTAATTATTACTGAATACTGCacaattttaccactgagttacttcctcaggcatttattttatgtattaggTGTATTCTGGGATGGCTTTCTTATAGGGCTCATGGCTCTCTCAAGTGGGTACATGGTGACCCTCTTGTGCAGGCATAAGAAGCACTTCCAGAAACTTCATATCACCAGTGTTTCTCCCAGAGCAAACCCTGTACagagggccaccaggaccatcCTGCTGCTCATGAGTTTCTTCATGCTCATGTACTGTTTGGACTGCATCTTTTCTTCCTTAAGGCCTATGTGGAACAATGACCATGTTTGTCAATTTATCAAGATGATGGTGGCTAATGGCTATGCCACAACCAGTCCTTTGTTGCTAATctgtactgaaaaacaaattattaacttCTTCAAATCCTTTTTGGGAAAGACAAAACATGTTTTACTAGAGTGA